TTCCGAGTAGATGGTGGGGAAATTGGACTCAGGGATTGCTGTCTCACCCGCCAAACATGTGTATGGGTCATCGATCAATGCAGATTTGACATGGTGGTCTTTTCAGTAGATGCCAATCGATACTGGCAAGTCAACTGCCACCATTGTCGGTAAATTGGTCAGAATCAACCGATCTTTTGGCTAATGTAACCAACTTGGTGGTCCGGGGTACATCATTTGAAGTCCTGGTTAAGGTTAGAGGCTATCTGAATGGCCGACGATGCTTGCGGATAGGTTGAGAGATTTGAATGATTGGCTAAAAGAAGAGTAATACATTTATTCAATCCAGAATCGATTTGTCACCAAACTGCAAGTGGTCCCGTTAAAAAATCACCGTATCACGATAATCGGGAGCACCTAGACTTACACGAGCTTATCACCCAGAAGATTAAATGAGTTAAGAGACGAAGTGGAAGAATTACATCGCCATACCTAAGTCACTCCTGGTCACTCCGTGGCTACCCGATGAACAAGTGAGTTTGACCAAACCCCAGAACGCCGTCAAGACAACAGTAGGCCTAAGCCCCAtgggcaagggcaagggcaagggcaagggcaaaGCCAAGGTCCAGGGTTCAAATCAAAGGCTAATGTCACACATACACATCACACAAGCTGTGGTTACAATCGATCAATCAATGCATGAGAAAGGGAATCAATCCTCGTCTTCCGTCTCGGTGTTGGTGTCACTGGTATCGCCTGCGTCGCCGTCGGTATCACTCTCGCTGGAGTCGTCGgagtccttcgacttcttCTTAGGTGCTTGGCCTGTCTTGATCGCCTGCATTTGGCCGGCGATTGAGTCTAAGAGAGAACGTTAGTAAAAGTGAAGTGGCGGTTTGGGTGGGTGGCATCTGAGGTGGACTTACCCTCGTCTGGCTCGCTGATGtcgtcttcctcttccacgGCAGCTGCCTTGGCAGGGTCGTCAATGTGCAGGGTAATTTGAGCCGTGACGTCAAGTCCCAAATAGCTGTCACAAATCATGTGGAGGATGAAGGTGAAGTCGCCGACCTGCGGGGGAGCCTGGAACTGCATCTTGAGAGTCTGGACGTTGAAGGTGGGCTGGCCGGCCTCGTCAAAGATCGGTTTGTCAAATGTCGTGAACGTGAACGGCGGCACGGCCATCTTGCCCTGCTTGCCGTCTGCTAGGAAGATGTTCCAGCGAGGGGAGTGGTCGCGCGCTAAGTACGGTGCGTGGGCAAGAGGCGGCTGGATGGTTTCAATGTTCGCCTCGACCTTCTTGCCATCCTCCATCGTGGCTGCGCGGTTCTTGGCCGGCTTGCGACCCATCAAGGCTTCCAGGTCATCCTCGTCGGGGTCAATGTCCTCCAAGTCGAGCGGGTTCACCAGCGGCACGGATGTGCTGCCTGGAGGGATAAAGCGGGCTTTGACTACCAGCTGCACTAGACTGCTGGGCGTGATCACTTTTTCTCCCATAACcttgaagaagatccgcTCCGGGTGGAGCATGGGGAGTTGCTTGGCAACTAAGACGGCGTCGTTGTATTGCTTATCAGAGAGAAGACCAGCACCGACCGTAAGGCTGCGCCGTTGAGCCTCTGGCAGTGCCATGTATCTTTGAACGCTGAAATGCTCCTTGGAGTCTTCGCCCTCTACGGAATTGACAATAGCATCGGTGAAGTGGGGAAGTTGCAGCAGCGGTGATGAGCCCGGGGACACAGCTTGAATAAGATTCTGGGAGGTTTTGAAGGCCCCGATGATCGGTCCAAGGTTGCCAAATGCGAGTGAGATAGCTGTGA
The nucleotide sequence above comes from Penicillium digitatum chromosome 1, complete sequence. Encoded proteins:
- a CDS encoding Protein translocation complex component (Npl1), putative, encoding MSSDYTYDEQGQFFPFFILTLTGLVTLPLTYNLLRPSKELENTAPRIKSDFKPKHADLIDAQKRKRLRKERRIKRIITVILGYAVMAWMVYLIVATARTVVKAYDPYDILGVSRSADEKAISRHYKRMSLIYHPDKIRPDPAKNETIEMLNERFVELTKAYKALTDEEVRNNYLQFGHPDGKQSFSIGIALPKFIVMEGNGKYVLMVYGALLGVLLPYIVGKWWYGSQRYTKERVLVASAGNIFREYKDDITGGGVISALSSGEEFNDMLKGARAESGLAKLEKRVLADGNSFLTAKDREVLKQLDSSSHRKALALLWAYLGRIDIGDASLDSEKYEAAPVALALTEAFTAISLAFGNLGPIIGAFKTSQNLIQAVSPGSSPLLQLPHFTDAIVNSVEGEDSKEHFSVQRYMALPEAQRRSLTVGAGLLSDKQYNDAVLVAKQLPMLHPERIFFKVMGEKVITPSSLVQLVVKARFIPPGSTSVPLVNPLDLEDIDPDEDDLEALMGRKPAKNRAATMEDGKKVEANIETIQPPLAHAPYLARDHSPRWNIFLADGKQGKMAVPPFTFTTFDKPIFDEAGQPTFNVQTLKMQFQAPPQVGDFTFILHMICDSYLGLDVTAQITLHIDDPAKAAAVEEEDDISEPDEDSIAGQMQAIKTGQAPKKKSKDSDDSSESDTDGDAGDTSDTNTETEDED